The Xanthomonas indica sequence CAGTGGAGAGGTGCAGGTGACAGCGAACGGCAAGGCGGGCGCGACGGCGCACACGACCACTCTGGACCCGGTGCGGTTGCTGGACACGCAGCGCGCCTTCGACAGCGTGGCTGCCGACTACGATGGCCCGCGCGGCAACAACGCGCTGATCCAGCGCATGCGCAAGACCCTGTGGGACACGGTGGGCACGCAGTTGCCGGTCGGCTCGCGGCTGGTCGACCTGGGTTGCGGCACCGGTCTGGACGCGCATGCCTTCGCCCAGCGCGGCTACCGCGTGCTGGCCACCGACTGGTCGCCGCAGATGGTGGAACGCACCCGTGGCCGCGCCCAGGATCCGAGCCTGCATGGGCGGCTCAGCGTGGCCCATGTCGGCATCCAGCAGCTGGATCTGCTCGACGGCGAGTTCGACGGCATGTACTCCAACTTCGGCCCGCTCAACTGCGCGCCGGATCTGCCCGAGGTCGCCGGCCACTGCGCTCGGCTGCTGCGCCGCGACGGCCGCCTGGTGTTTTCGGTGATCGGCCGGCTGTGTCCGTGGGAGCTGGGCCACTATCTGCTGCGCGGGCGGCTGCGCCGTGCCGCCGTCCGCGCCGCGCGTGGCGCCACCGCGGTGGGCATGAACGGGCACACGATCTGGACCTGGTACTACCTGCCACGCGAGTTCTACCGCGCGTTCGCACCGCATTTCGCGCTGGAGTCGTACCGCGCGCTCAGCCTGTGCCTGCCGCCGCCGTACCTGGTCGACCACTACCAGCGTCACCCGCGCCTGGGCGAGGCGCTGGGCCGCCTGGACGACCGCATCGGCGGCTGGCCATTGCTGCGCGATATGGGCGATCACTTCCTGATCGTGATGCGTAAACGCTGAGCATGGCCGTGCCTGCCGCCCCCGTCGACGTCTGCCTGGACGGTGTGCGCGTCGCGCATGCCGCCGGCGCGGTGCACGCGCCGCTGGCGCTGCGCGACGGCCGCATCGCCGCGGCGGCCACGCCGACCGCGCTGCGCATCGCCTTGCCTGGGCACGTGGTGCTGCCCGGCCTGATCAACGCGCACGACCATCTGCACGTCAATGCGGTGCCGCCGCTGCCTCAGACCGCGCCATTCGCCAACAGCTACGCCTGGATCGACGCCTTCGCCGCGCATTTCCGCACCCCGGCGGTCGCCGCCGCACTGGCGCTGCCCAAGCCGCTGCGGCTGCGTCACGGGGGGCTGAAGAACCTGCTGGGCGGGGTGACCTGCGTCGCCCACCACGATCCCTGGCATGCGGCGCTGGACGCGGCCGACTTCCCGGTGGCGCTGCTGCGCGAGTTCGGCTGGAGTTATACCTTGCAGGGCCCCGATTACGGCCCGCCGCTGGCGCAGAGTTTCGCCGCGGCGTCCGAATGCGGCTGGCCGTGGATGATCCACCTGGCCGAAGGCACCGACGCGGTGGCCGCCGGCGAACTTGCCGAGCTGGAGCGGCGCGGCTACCTGGCCGGCAACACGGTGCTGATCCACGGCGTCGGCCTGAGCGCGGACGACGTCACGCGCGTGCTCGCCCGCGGCGCAGCCGTGGTGTGGTGCCCGAGCAGCAACCTGACCCTGCTCGGACGTACCCTGGACCCGCAGCGCCTGAACGCCGCCAGGCGCCTGGCACTGGGCAGCGATGCGCGCGTCAGCGGTGGCCGCGACCTGCTCGACGACCTGCGCCTGGCCGCCGCCCACGGCCTGGGCGCCACCCAGGCCCTGCGCCTGGCCACCACCGCGGCGGCCGACATCCTGCGCTTGCCGGATCGCGGCCATCTGGGGCCTGGCGCGCATGCCGA is a genomic window containing:
- a CDS encoding class I SAM-dependent methyltransferase, with protein sequence MTANGKAGATAHTTTLDPVRLLDTQRAFDSVAADYDGPRGNNALIQRMRKTLWDTVGTQLPVGSRLVDLGCGTGLDAHAFAQRGYRVLATDWSPQMVERTRGRAQDPSLHGRLSVAHVGIQQLDLLDGEFDGMYSNFGPLNCAPDLPEVAGHCARLLRRDGRLVFSVIGRLCPWELGHYLLRGRLRRAAVRAARGATAVGMNGHTIWTWYYLPREFYRAFAPHFALESYRALSLCLPPPYLVDHYQRHPRLGEALGRLDDRIGGWPLLRDMGDHFLIVMRKR
- a CDS encoding amidohydrolase family protein, with amino-acid sequence MAVPAAPVDVCLDGVRVAHAAGAVHAPLALRDGRIAAAATPTALRIALPGHVVLPGLINAHDHLHVNAVPPLPQTAPFANSYAWIDAFAAHFRTPAVAAALALPKPLRLRHGGLKNLLGGVTCVAHHDPWHAALDAADFPVALLREFGWSYTLQGPDYGPPLAQSFAAASECGWPWMIHLAEGTDAVAAGELAELERRGYLAGNTVLIHGVGLSADDVTRVLARGAAVVWCPSSNLTLLGRTLDPQRLNAARRLALGSDARVSGGRDLLDDLRLAAAHGLGATQALRLATTAAADILRLPDRGHLGPGAHADLLIVADRGGAPAKSLVGLPRSALRAVVRDGRPRIADPDFAAWFDAAGVDTVRVTLDGLPKLLAAELADPALLALEPGLELQAAPPRSRMADLLQARQA